The DNA segment GAATAAAGTACAAAAAGCAAAAATAGAGTGGCCACTGGAATCGAGGTGAGACGTTTTAGAATTTTATTTTTCATAAGGTCAAATTTAATTATTGAAATGGTACCTAAGCAATGGTGTTCCTATTGGTATAGTTTGCAACATCGCAAAATAACAAAGTTTGTTTCCGGTTAAAAATGAAAGAACCATCCTTTATTTAAGGATGGTTTTTCAATTTTCTTTCATCGGGCTTTATTCTGCTACGGCTTCTTTATTAATGAATCTTTCCGCAAGTCCGGTTAGCGTTCCGTTGGTTGCTTTTTCATTGTCAAGTGTTTCTGCTAATAATCTTTCTTCTTCTTTATGTCCCATGTGGCTTGCAAAAACTTTTAAAGTTCCATAAGTTGCAATCTCGTAATGTTCTACTTTTTGAGCAGCCAATACTAAGCCCGCATCTCTGGTCATCGTATCTTTTGCAGTGTCTTCAATAATAGAATGTCCTTCTTTTAGAATTCCAGCCATCGCCTCACATTTTACACCTTCTGCTTTTTCTCATAAACTTTCGAATACTTTTTCCAGGCGGGAAATATGTTGTTTGGTCTCTTCGTGATGCTTGCCAAAGCTTTCTGCTAATTCTTTACCGGTAGATGCTTCCTGCATTTTAGGAAGTTCTTTTAATAATGCATTTTCTGTCCAGTACAAATCTTTTAATTCATCTACAAAAAATTTGTGAAAGTCAGAATTTTTCATTTTTTCGGAAATCATAATATTTTTTTTAATGTTAGTAATGCTATTCTAGACATACTACGCAATATCCCTTCCATAATCTGAACTTGAAAGTTAATCTTATGTTAAACTGCAAAATTGGTATAGTTTCTGAATATGACCCATTAATTAAAAATTACTATTATGAAAAACATATTTTTATCAGCCGTCGTTGCCACTGCAACTATGGTAAGCTGTTCAACAGTTTCTTCAATTTTACAAAATACCTTTCCTTATACTGCAACGGTTTTAGTAACTTCTGGATCCCCAGCGAACACTACTTTATCCGCAGTTTCACCTTCGCAAAGTATTAATCAGCTTACGGGCTCTGGTGCAAATGTGAAAGATATCCGTATTTCCAACGCAACCCTTTCTGTAGGTTCTAATACCAGTGTTGGAATGTTTAAATCAGTGAAAGTTTATCTTTCTACGAATGGTAACAATGAGGTATTAGTTGCTTCCCGTGAAGATATTCCAGATAATGTAGGAAATTCACTTTCATTAGATGTAAGCAGTTCGCAAACATTAGATAATATGATGAAGTCAGGAAGTGTACAGCAAAGATTAGTATATGTATTAAAACAATCTCCTACTTCTGATATTTCTGTAAAAACTTCTGTTGGATTTAGCAGCGTTCCTGTTAATTAAAATTTTAGGAGCCGTACATATAGAGCTTCTTCCACAATCAGTCCGGCTTTCCGTTGCAATCTTTTTTGCTGATATAAAAAAGCATTTGCACTTCAATCCAGGCTAAAACAAATTAAATTTTTCATTAAATATAACCGACGTTAATCGTTGGTTATTTTTTTTATGCATGTCCGTAACTTCGCATAATTTTGTATATTTGTTTGATAATTAAATCATTAAGATGAATATTTTTAGTTTTGGAGCGGAGTTTAGTAGTGAAGAAGATTGTGTGAAGCATTTTAAGAATGAGCGAGATAAAATTGGAGTCTCTTGTAAATGTGGAAAGACAGATTTTTTCTGGATCAAAAGCAGGTTGAGTTATGAATGTAAGTCTTGTAATAAGCGGATTACACTAAGAAGTGGTACCATTTTGGAAAATTCAAATTTGTCCTTTTTAGTTTGGTACAAGGCAATTTTTCTAATGAGCGCTACAAAAAAGGGATTTTCTGCTAAAGAAATGCAAAGGCAATTAGGTTTGAAGCGCTATGAGCCAGTTTGGGCCATGATGCACAAATTGAGAAAAGCGATGGGAAAACGAGATGAAAGATACACTTTAGAGGGCATGATTGAAATGGATGAAGGGTATTTTACAGTTGAATCTAGAGAACTGGAACAAGAGAAAGGGATTCGTGGAAGAGGTGCAGTTGGAAAGCAAAATGTTGCAGTGATGGCGGAATCTACGCCATTAGAAAATATAGAAACGGGAGAGACATCGAAATCTTGTAGATATTTTAAAGCAATAGTATTAGAAGATCATACAGCAGAGGGAATTAATGAGACTATTAAAGAATCTTTGGCAGAATCCAGCATAGTTTTTACAGATCAAAGCACGTCATATGTTGATATATCACAACTTGTAGAAATTCATATTTCAGAAAAATCTTCGAAAGAAACTACAAAAGATACTTTGCGTTGGGTTCACATATTTATCAGTAATGCGAAAAGGAATTTATTAGGAAATTACCACAAAATAAAACGCAAAAACCTTCAACTTTATCTAAATGAGTTTGTTCATAAGTTAAATCGGAGATATTTTGAAGATAAACTGTTCGATAGACTTGTGATAGCAAGCATTACAGGAGTATGATGAAAAACGGATATACATTATTTTTTTTATACGAATTTAAACAGATGAGTTGAAAAGTCTGTAGATTTCCATTTATAGAGTTGTTTTCAATCCAGTTTTGTAAATATCAAATGAAAAAAATTTCTCTGTGTAAATTTGTAAAATTCGTCCGCAAAGATTTAGTATTAATTAACGAAATACTATTCAATTTTATCATTTAATTATAACTGATTAATGCAAAATAAATATAAGTGTTGTTACACTTACCAATCATTTATGGCCGCAGATTTCTATCATCCAAGATCTCCAGTTCTAGCACAGTATATCGAAGGGTTTTACTTTATTCGAACGGATAAGAAATACCCTTTCGAATATTATACCTTTCCTAACAATTATTGCATTTTGTCTTTATTGAACAATGTTGAACTCAACATCACAGGTGGTTTAGTAGAAATAAAAAAATCACAGCATAAAAATCAGATTTCCAGTCTTACCTTCCAGTATCGGGAACCGCTCAATGTTGTTTACTTAGAACCAGTCGAGGAATTGACTATTTATTTTAAGCCAAATGGAATCAACTTTTTCTTTAAAAATATGGAGGATTTTTATCATAAGAAATCGATGTTGAATTTTAATCCCTTTGCAGAGTTTAAAAATTTATTTTTTAAAGTATTTGAAATCTTCGACCGAGATGCTCAGGTTAAATATATCGAAGATCAACTTTTATATCTATTTCAATCAAGTGATGAAGGTTTAATCGAAAATCTTTTAAATGACTTGGAAACCGATTTAGGTATCGAAGAGATTGCTTTTAAAAATGATATTTCCAGACAATATCTGAATCAGTATATCAAATTAAAATTAGGAAAATCGCCATCTGAATTTAGAAAGATTGCTCGTTTTAGGAAATCATTAACAATGATGAAAAACAGAAATACTACGCTTACAGAAGTTTCGTACGAAAATTTATTCTTTGATCAATCACACTTTAATCGTGATTTTAAAGGACTTACTACTTTTTCACCCAAAGAGTTTTTTCAAAATACCGATTTGGAAAAGAATAATGTGTGGTTTATGCTTTAACACATTTTAATTTACATTTTTACAATTTCGTTATAGCGTAGAAGTATATTTTTGCAGATATACTTTTAAACCGATGAAATACTTTTTACTCATTTTCTTTTTTTGTTCGTCTGTGGTTTTTTCTCAAAAGATGAAGCAAACGAAAATCGTGGATGCAGAAACAGGAACTGCAATTCCCAGTGCAAGAATTATCCATGATCATCAAATTTATTATAGCAATGATGATGGTGTTGTTTCCTTACCAAAAGATTCGAAACAATTTGAAGTTTCGGTCGCTGGATATGAATCCTTGAAAAGTCCAAAACAGCAATCTATAATTAAACTAAAGCCACTTTACAGTGATATCGACGAGATTAAAATAGTCTCGATTGATGTTAAGAAAATTTTCACTGATGTTTATAAGAATTATGAAAAGCGTTATTATAATCAACCAGCGATGTACGATGTCACTTATTCTCAAAAAAGATTTGAAAATAATAAAATGAAATTATTGGTAGTAGCAGACGGGAAATTTTGGACCCGAGATGGACAATATAATGCAAAAGAAGCATTTAATGGAAAACATAAAAATTTTGTGCAATTACAAATTGACACCCTGAGATATTTAAAATTGGAAAACAATGACTTTAATATTAAAGTAAAACCACAAAAAGTAAGTCATGAACCTGTCGGAAGTATGTTTTTTGATTATGAACTTTTTTATATGATGCGACGCAGTAAAAATAAAAATGCGGTAACCTCGGGTAAACTACTTTACGAAAATGAATTCGAACAGGAAATTTCTTACAAGATAAAAACTGAAAATAATGAAATCTATAGTGGTAAAATAATTTTCAATAAAAAAGATCGTGCAATTACGTATTATGAAATGAATTTTGATCAAAGGAGTTATAAGCCAAATCAACTAAAAGATGCAGACGGAAATAATTACCAATACCAACCACCGAACGGAACGTATGTTTTTGATTTTTATAAAAGTGGAGAAAAATATGTGCCATCTAAAATTAACATTAAATATGAAGGAATTAAATACACAATGGGTGATAAAGTTTTCGAATATCGAAATGCCAGAGATATCATTTTCAAAAATTTTAAACCTACTGAAGAAATTGGAGTGGAAAATTCCGTTGAAATTAACGGTTATTTCTGGAAAGATATGAAGATCAATGACGACAAAGGACAGGTAGATTTAAGTAAAGAAGAACAAGATTTTATAAATGAAAAAGCAGATGAAAACTAATATTACATTTTTTATTTTACTCTTAAGTTTTTACGCATCAGCGCAAACGCACCGATTCATCTATGACGTTGAATATAAAAAAGATTCAACTTCTCAAATGACCACCAAAGAAAATTACCATCTTGATATTTCTGGTGATGAGGTTCTTTATTATACGAGGGATTTCTTTATTGCAGATTCTTTGATTGTGAATAATTTTCCGTTTCCTAAAGATATGAAACTAAATACTTCAACAATTATTAAACATAAGAAAGGAAGTTCAAGTTTTGAAGAATATGATTTACTCGAAAATACAGTTCTAAATCTCCAAACCACAGATTCCCAAAACTGGTTATTAACCTCTGAAAAAAAGCAGGTAAAAGATTTGACGCTTCAGAAAGCCACAACGAATTGGGGCGGTCGAAACTGGATAGCCTGGTTTGCCAAAGAAATCCCTTTTCAAGAAGGACCATATAAATTCCATGGTTTGCCTGGACTTATTGTTGAAATCGCGGATGATAAAAACAATTACAAATTTTCATTAGTAAAATCTGAAAATATAAAAGAGTCAGCAGAAAACCAATATATTGAAATGGCTTACCAAATGAGCGTTCCGGTTACTTGGCAAAAATTTAAAAACGCGAAAATTAAATTTTATGAATCGCCTATAAATTTTATAAAAAACGGAATTGGAAGTTTAAAAAACAATGAGTTCTATTTAAACGATGGCACAAATGTAAACTCAACGAACAGCCGAGAAGTGAATGAGCGATTAAGGAATACAATTAAAAAATATAATAATCCGATTGAACTGGATAAGGCGATTTTGTATCCCTAAAGTTTCCAAAGTACAGATTTCACATATTCTTTTGAGAAACCTAAAAATTATTTCATTCTAATTGTTCTAATGATAAAGAAGCAAAATGCATTTATCTGTGAAAATCTGTGCAATCCGTGTGAATAATATTTATCATTCCCGCCTGCAATCCAATCTCACATATCTTCCTTAAATTTGTGTTCTAGATATTTTCCCACATGAATGTTTTTGATCTTATTATTCACGATAAAGAGCAGGTTTCTTTAGATGATGTTTTTCTTAATAATTATAATCAGCAAAATATAGAGCAGCTAATCAAAGAATATAAATATGTTGATGAGCTTACAAAGTACGGATTACCTGTTAATAACAAAATTCTTCTGCAAGGACATTCCGGTTGTGGCAAAACTACTACAGCCAAGGCAATCGCAAATGCATTAGGAAAACCCATCTTGATCCTAAATTTGAGCAATGTAGTTTGTTCCAGAATTGGTGAAACTTCCCAAAACCTAAAACAGATTTTCGATAAAGCAACGCGGGAAAAAGCTGTTCTTTTCTTGGATGAATTTGATCAAATAGGAAAAGAGCGAGGTAGTGATGATAAGGATGTTGGCGAAATGAGAAGGTTGGTCAACACCCTTATTCAACTGATTGATTATTTCCCGGAAAATGCCTTGCTAATTGCAGCTACCAATCATGCGGAAATTATTGATACCGCTTTAATGCGGAGATTTCAACTGCGGATTAATTTCGAAATGCCAACTTCTGACATTTTAGATACCTATTACGATAAGATTTTACTGCCATTTCCCGCAGAGATGCAGCATTTCGAAAGACGATATAATATCTCTTTTGCCGAAGCCAAAGATTATGCATTTACCTGTATTAAATCTTTACTTATTGAGCATTTCGAAAAGTTAGATCATCTGGACGAATTAGCCCAAATAGAAAAATCAGTAGAATAATGGCAGAATCAATTGTAGAAAATCTGAAATTTATTCTTCAGCGGATAGAAAATGCCTGTATTGAAAGCGATCGAAATACGAATGAGGTACGGTTGTTGCTTGCTACGAAAACAGTATCTGCAGAAAACATCAAAATTGCAATTAACGCAGGTCAGCCTTTAATAGCAGAAAATAAAGTGCAGGAACTGAAAGAGAAATACGAATCTTTAAAATCTGTTCCTCATGAGAGTCACTTCATTGGGCATCTGCAAACCAACAAAATTAAGGATATTTTAAGGTGCGACGTTAGCTGTATTCAGTCACTCGATCGTTTGGATTTAGCGCAAAAACTGCATCAGAGATTGTTGTATGAGCAAAAAACAATGGATGTTTTAATTCAGGTTAATACTTCCGATGAAGAAAGCAAATTCGGGGTACATCCCGATGACGCTGTTGAACTGATCTGTCAAGTTTCCAAATTTGAAACTTTAAAAATAAAAGGATTGATGACGATTGGTGTATTCAGTGCCGAAACTGAAAAAGTTAGGAAGTGTTTCCGATTGCTCAAACAAATTCAACAGGAAGTAATTGTTCTTGATATTCCAAATGTAGAAATGAAAGAACTCTCAATGGGAATGAGTGGCGATTTAGAAACAGCGATTGAAGAAGGTGCCACAATTGTAAGAGTAGGCACGGCCATCTTTGGACAGAGAATCTATCCAGACAGCTATTACTGGGATGAAAATAAAAAATAACCGACAATTACTGCCGGTTATTACCATTTTAAGATCAAAATTATCTTATTTTTTATTCTTTTTCCCTACGACCATCTTATTAATGCTTTCCAGAATTTTTGCACTTTCATATTTTAAAGCGAATAAATGTTCGCCACTAAATTCCAAAAATTGTTTTGGTTCACTTGCATTAGTAAAGACCGTCACTCCTTGAGCAAAAGGAACATCTTTGTCTTCTTTACTGTGAATAAATAATTTTGGAATTTGATGAATGAGCTTAATATCCTCCTTTGCAGAATAGGGAGAAATGTAACTGTTCAATAAGAAATCTTTAAATTCAGGAGAATAGAATGCCGCAATATCACCAAAAGAAGCCATTGCTCCTTCCAGTACCAATCCACTTATTTCATCTTGATGGTTTTTTGCTAACAGGGTGGCGATTTGTGTTCCGATGGAAGCACCATAAATAACTTTCTTAGTGTTTTTTATTCCCTCTTTTTTCGAAAGTTCTACAAAAAATTTCTCACCGTCTTCCGCGATGTTTTTATGCAAAGGTTTTCCTGTCGATTTTCCATACCCTCTGAAATCTACGAGTACAACTTGAAAATTGTCTTTGACCAAGGGAGTGATAATGGGTGCGTAATAAGAAAGGTTACCACCTGCACCATGAAAATAGAAAATTGTTGCTTTGGGTTTTTGAGCTGGCTTTAGAATGACCGCGGTAATGGTGTCATTTTCTACAGCTAATTTTACCTCTTCAGTATTAGCCCACTCAATTGGTTTTAATTTTTTTTCAGGGTAATAGAATTTATCATCCATTTGTGCTTTCGCAAGATTGAACTGGAGGATGATCAGTAGCAGGAATAAGATTTTTGTTTTCATTTTGATTATTTGTTATACGAAGATATGCGGCATCATTTGTTTTTCAAAAATAATGATACTGAATGGTAAATATTCGATTCTGAACAGTTTTTTTTCAGGGAAAGTGGAATTTTTTCGACCAAAGAAAACCGACATCACTGCCGGTTTTTTTTTAATTAGTACAAAAGTACATCTTATTTCATTTTATTGTCTTACTTTCCTTTTTTGAAAAAAGCAATTCCACATTCCAGGAAGTTTTTAAAATCTTCTTTCGGCATGTAGCCAGAAACAGGAGTGTTAATTACTTTGCCGTCTGGAGAAACCAAAACATAATGGGGCTGCGAATTATTATTAAAGTTGATCTGTTGGAACAAACTCCATTTATCACCAATAGTCTTAATCTTTTTCTTCTGTCCATTGCCCATATCAATTGATGTCTGTTCGCTTTCCGGTAGCGCTTCTTTGTCATCAATATAAAGAGAAACCATAATAACTTCATTTTGCAGTATCGGTAGAATGTCTGGTTCGCTCCAAACATATTCTTCCATTTTTCGGCAGTTTTCACAACCATAACCCGTGAAGTCGATCAACATTGGTTTGTTTTCTTTTTTAGCAATTTCAATGGCTTTGAAGTAATCGTGTTCGGGATGCATTCCAAGGATTCCATCGCCTTCATTATGCAAGTAGCTTACATTAATTGGAGGCAAAATTCCACTTAAATTTTGAAGTCTTGGACGCTCTGCAGGGAATAACCCCTGAACCAGATAAATGATGAAACCAATTCCTAAAACACCAATTATTTTTCTCGTAATAGAAATTTTTGCATTCTTGTCATCATGTGGGAATCTGATTTTTCCGAATAGATAAAGAACTAAACCGATCGAAATCAAGATCCAGATTACAATAAACAATTCTCTTTTCAGTAAGAATGTTTTTGAAACCAGATCTGCTTTTGACAAGAATTTTAAGGCCAAACCTAATTCAATAAATCCTAAAACTACTTTCACGGTATTCATCCAGCCACCAGATTTTGGTAAGCTTTGTAATGCTTGTGGGAATAATGCTAACAATCCGAAGACAATCGCCCAACTTAATCCAAATCCGGCGAGCGCGAAAGTAAGTAACATTGGAATGTTTGCGGAACCAGTAAGAGAACTTCCTAATAAGCTTCCTAAAATTGGTCCTGTACATGAGAATGATACGATCACCAAAGTCAGCGCCATGAAAAAGATCCCTATAATTCCACCTGCATCTTCTGCTTTTGAAGATTTATTAGCAATAGAACTTGGCAGTGTTATATCATAATATCCGAAGAAACTTCCTGCAAAAAATAGAAAGATCAGGAAGAATGCCACATTCAGCCAGACACTAGTGGAGATCTGATTAAAGATATTTCCTGCAATTCCATCAATAATATGGAACGGAACACTTAATAGTACGAAAATTAACAAAATAAAGAATCCATATATAAATGCATCTCTCTTGCCTTTCGCTTTGTCTTTGGACCCTTTTGTAAAGAAAGAAACAGTCAATGGTATCATTGGGAAAACGCAAGGTGTTAACAAAGCGATTAATCCACCGAAAAATCCTAATAATAGATACGTCCAGAAATTTTCTGAATTTTTTTCTTGTGTGATTCCGCAATCTGTTTGTGGGTGAGCGAAGTCTAAAGATTTCACCTTTAACCCATCTTGAGTGGTTGCAACCGGTGCAACAATATTGGTCGCTTCAATATCAGTCGTTCTGATGCTGTCTGCATTTTCGGCGTCAATGGGCGGCGCAAGTACTTCTTCAGGAGTAGTGCTTGTGTCTACCGTTGCGGTTGGCGTTACTTTCTGTTCAAACTCTAAGGTGTTTGGTGCCAAGCAAACTCGGTCATCACAAGTCTGAT comes from the Chryseobacterium sp. SNU WT5 genome and includes:
- a CDS encoding IS1595 family transposase, whose amino-acid sequence is MNIFSFGAEFSSEEDCVKHFKNERDKIGVSCKCGKTDFFWIKSRLSYECKSCNKRITLRSGTILENSNLSFLVWYKAIFLMSATKKGFSAKEMQRQLGLKRYEPVWAMMHKLRKAMGKRDERYTLEGMIEMDEGYFTVESRELEQEKGIRGRGAVGKQNVAVMAESTPLENIETGETSKSCRYFKAIVLEDHTAEGINETIKESLAESSIVFTDQSTSYVDISQLVEIHISEKSSKETTKDTLRWVHIFISNAKRNLLGNYHKIKRKNLQLYLNEFVHKLNRRYFEDKLFDRLVIASITGV
- a CDS encoding helix-turn-helix domain-containing protein translates to MQNKYKCCYTYQSFMAADFYHPRSPVLAQYIEGFYFIRTDKKYPFEYYTFPNNYCILSLLNNVELNITGGLVEIKKSQHKNQISSLTFQYREPLNVVYLEPVEELTIYFKPNGINFFFKNMEDFYHKKSMLNFNPFAEFKNLFFKVFEIFDRDAQVKYIEDQLLYLFQSSDEGLIENLLNDLETDLGIEEIAFKNDISRQYLNQYIKLKLGKSPSEFRKIARFRKSLTMMKNRNTTLTEVSYENLFFDQSHFNRDFKGLTTFSPKEFFQNTDLEKNNVWFML
- a CDS encoding GLPGLI family protein translates to MKTNITFFILLLSFYASAQTHRFIYDVEYKKDSTSQMTTKENYHLDISGDEVLYYTRDFFIADSLIVNNFPFPKDMKLNTSTIIKHKKGSSSFEEYDLLENTVLNLQTTDSQNWLLTSEKKQVKDLTLQKATTNWGGRNWIAWFAKEIPFQEGPYKFHGLPGLIVEIADDKNNYKFSLVKSENIKESAENQYIEMAYQMSVPVTWQKFKNAKIKFYESPINFIKNGIGSLKNNEFYLNDGTNVNSTNSREVNERLRNTIKKYNNPIELDKAILYP
- a CDS encoding AAA family ATPase, with amino-acid sequence MNVFDLIIHDKEQVSLDDVFLNNYNQQNIEQLIKEYKYVDELTKYGLPVNNKILLQGHSGCGKTTTAKAIANALGKPILILNLSNVVCSRIGETSQNLKQIFDKATREKAVLFLDEFDQIGKERGSDDKDVGEMRRLVNTLIQLIDYFPENALLIAATNHAEIIDTALMRRFQLRINFEMPTSDILDTYYDKILLPFPAEMQHFERRYNISFAEAKDYAFTCIKSLLIEHFEKLDHLDELAQIEKSVE
- a CDS encoding YggS family pyridoxal phosphate-dependent enzyme, with the protein product MAESIVENLKFILQRIENACIESDRNTNEVRLLLATKTVSAENIKIAINAGQPLIAENKVQELKEKYESLKSVPHESHFIGHLQTNKIKDILRCDVSCIQSLDRLDLAQKLHQRLLYEQKTMDVLIQVNTSDEESKFGVHPDDAVELICQVSKFETLKIKGLMTIGVFSAETEKVRKCFRLLKQIQQEVIVLDIPNVEMKELSMGMSGDLETAIEEGATIVRVGTAIFGQRIYPDSYYWDENKK
- a CDS encoding alpha/beta hydrolase, which encodes MKTKILFLLLIILQFNLAKAQMDDKFYYPEKKLKPIEWANTEEVKLAVENDTITAVILKPAQKPKATIFYFHGAGGNLSYYAPIITPLVKDNFQVVLVDFRGYGKSTGKPLHKNIAEDGEKFFVELSKKEGIKNTKKVIYGASIGTQIATLLAKNHQDEISGLVLEGAMASFGDIAAFYSPEFKDFLLNSYISPYSAKEDIKLIHQIPKLFIHSKEDKDVPFAQGVTVFTNASEPKQFLEFSGEHLFALKYESAKILESINKMVVGKKNKK
- a CDS encoding protein-disulfide reductase DsbD family protein, yielding MKFKNWFLLILLFLFQGITAQIKDPVKFKYNVNALANNEYEAVLTASIDKNWHIYSKDLPPDSGIPTEMKLTSKEGIDLIGKVQELGKKHDEFSEAFGAQIVYYSDKVLFKQKFKLKNNAKPANVVAEITYQTCDDRVCLAPNTLEFEQKVTPTATVDTSTTPEEVLAPPIDAENADSIRTTDIEATNIVAPVATTQDGLKVKSLDFAHPQTDCGITQEKNSENFWTYLLLGFFGGLIALLTPCVFPMIPLTVSFFTKGSKDKAKGKRDAFIYGFFILLIFVLLSVPFHIIDGIAGNIFNQISTSVWLNVAFFLIFLFFAGSFFGYYDITLPSSIANKSSKAEDAGGIIGIFFMALTLVIVSFSCTGPILGSLLGSSLTGSANIPMLLTFALAGFGLSWAIVFGLLALFPQALQSLPKSGGWMNTVKVVLGFIELGLALKFLSKADLVSKTFLLKRELFIVIWILISIGLVLYLFGKIRFPHDDKNAKISITRKIIGVLGIGFIIYLVQGLFPAERPRLQNLSGILPPINVSYLHNEGDGILGMHPEHDYFKAIEIAKKENKPMLIDFTGYGCENCRKMEEYVWSEPDILPILQNEVIMVSLYIDDKEALPESEQTSIDMGNGQKKKIKTIGDKWSLFQQINFNNNSQPHYVLVSPDGKVINTPVSGYMPKEDFKNFLECGIAFFKKGK